The Aphis gossypii isolate Hap1 chromosome 3, ASM2018417v2, whole genome shotgun sequence genome includes a region encoding these proteins:
- the LOC126550725 gene encoding E3 SUMO-protein ligase PIAS1-like, with translation MSYPLPPNQEMSIIEQDALRLGTMASGNNSNTPSIETVSRIKYKNLPFYEVIDEVIKPTLLTGTNICTLAQFPEGMKEAIFKFVLSSKQVNFVAGNRKISHEKFEYPYQYQIRICQFVEPVPNESPDYMPLGLRIRVNMIECQLPLIPLNTRPELTLTRRLECRRSAGPIDCTEYVKLSPINCNDITINWTPDDKKYVFSMFLVKKLTTETLVKKLQDKGGRTIEETKNIIIKKLINDDPELATTSTYRFSLVCPLSMMRMKIPAKSIHCDHLQCFDASIFILMNEKRQTWRCPTCNKPCLYNDLLVENYFLDIVSSPTLKDCTNEVEILPDGTWKMYEEIKKRKITDISNS, from the exons ATGTCATATCCATTACCTCCAAATCAAGAAATGAGTATTATAGAACAAGATGCATTAAGATTAGGAACAATGGCTAGCGGAAATAATTCTAACACGCCATCTATTGAAACTGTATCCCgaatcaaatacaaaaatttgccGTTTTATGAAGTTATTGATGAAGTCATTAAGCCAACTCTTCTAACTGGCACGAACATTTGTACATTAGCACAATTCCCTGAag gTATGAAAGAAGctatattcaaatttgttCTGTCATCCAAACAAGTCAATTTCGTAGCCGGGAATCGAAAAATTTCTcatgaaaaatttgaatatccttATCAGTATCAAATTCGAATCTGTCAGTTTGTAGAGCCTGTACCTAATGAGTCACCAGATTATATGCCTCTTGGACTACGCATACGAGTTAATATGATAGAATGTCAATTACCACTAATTCCTCTTAATACTCGACCAGAATTGACCCTGACACGCAGACTTGAATGTAGACGATCTGCAGGCCCTATCGATTGCACTGAATATGTCAAACTTTCTCCAATCAATTGCAACGACATCACTATTAATTGGACACcagatgataaaaaatacgttttttcgATGTTTCTTGTAAAGAAATTAACGACAGAGACTTTAGTAAAAAAACTTCAAGACAAAGGCGGGAGAACTATAgaagaaacaaaaaacattataattaaaaaattaataaatgatgatCCAGAATTAGCTACTACGTCTACATATCGTTTTTCTTTGGTGTGTCCATTAAGTATGATGAGGATGAAAATTCCTGCTAAATCCATTCATTGTGATCACTTACAATGTTTCGATGCaagtatattcattttaatgaatGAAAAGAGGCAAACTTGGAGGTGCCCAACATGCAACAAGCCttgtttatataatgatttactagtagaaaattactttttagacATCGTTTCAAGTCCAACCCTTAAAGACTGTACTAATGAAGTTGAGATTTTACCTGATGGAACGTGGAAGATGtatgaagaaattaaaaaaagaaaaatcaccGATATAAGTAACAGTTAA